The Thermoanaerobaculia bacterium genome has a window encoding:
- a CDS encoding 23S rRNA (pseudouridine(1915)-N(3))-methyltransferase RlmH, whose product MKIRFLWVGKTDDREYARGIERYRARLEPWAKVEERVVRAESDRGDAAAEREARRVLAEIDARDRVVALDEKGKLMSTAVFAEFLGAHRDRDARRLVFVVGGASGLSPSVIARADELLSLSPMTFPHQVARLLLIEQVYRALSVWAGLRYHRAP is encoded by the coding sequence GTGAAGATCCGCTTCCTCTGGGTCGGCAAGACCGACGACCGGGAATACGCGCGGGGGATCGAACGGTATCGCGCCCGTCTCGAGCCGTGGGCGAAAGTCGAGGAACGCGTCGTCCGCGCCGAGTCGGACCGCGGCGACGCGGCCGCGGAGCGGGAAGCGCGGCGCGTGCTCGCGGAGATCGACGCGCGCGACCGGGTCGTCGCGCTCGACGAGAAGGGAAAGCTGATGTCGACGGCCGTGTTCGCGGAATTCCTGGGCGCCCATCGCGATCGCGACGCGCGCCGCCTGGTTTTCGTCGTCGGGGGCGCCTCCGGGCTGTCGCCGTCCGTGATCGCGCGGGCCGACGAGCTCCTCTCGCTTTCCCCGATGACCTTCCCCCATCAGGTGGCGCGCTTGTTGCTGATCGAGCAGGTGTACAGGGCGCTATCGGTTTGGGCGGGATTGCGGTATCATCGCGCGCCCTAA
- a CDS encoding TraR/DksA family transcriptional regulator yields the protein MSSSAKAAKVTKKETEKYRRALVEKKDSLSQEMVKNKDAGQENSEEITQDIADKASSSYTKEFLFSLSDGERVLLQQIDQALVRVEEGGYGLCTNCRNPIPEKRLEAVPWTPYCVDCMELSEKGLLD from the coding sequence ATGTCGAGTTCCGCCAAGGCCGCAAAGGTGACGAAGAAGGAGACCGAGAAATACCGACGCGCCCTCGTCGAGAAGAAGGACTCACTCTCGCAGGAGATGGTCAAGAACAAGGACGCGGGCCAGGAGAACTCCGAAGAGATCACGCAGGACATCGCCGACAAGGCGTCCTCGTCGTACACGAAGGAATTCCTCTTTTCCCTTTCCGACGGAGAGAGGGTCCTCCTCCAGCAGATCGACCAGGCGCTCGTCCGGGTCGAGGAGGGGGGCTACGGGCTCTGCACGAACTGCCGAAACCCGATTCCCGAGAAGCGGCTCGAGGCCGTGCCGTGGACGCCGTACTGTGTGGACTGCATGGAGCTCTCGGAGAAGGGCCTTCTCGACTAA
- the rsfS gene encoding ribosome silencing factor encodes MTSRLTAEELAREGIAAALDKKASDLLVLNLAEISSFADYFVICSASSERQAQAIADAVEEKLRTRGRRPISVEGYAASRWILLDYGEVLFHVFLEESRRFYALERLWGDAGDETRRFAAAR; translated from the coding sequence CGGCTGACCGCGGAAGAGCTCGCGCGCGAAGGGATCGCCGCCGCCCTCGACAAGAAAGCCTCGGATCTCCTCGTCCTGAACCTCGCCGAAATTTCCTCGTTCGCCGACTACTTCGTCATCTGCTCGGCTTCCTCCGAGCGCCAGGCGCAGGCGATCGCCGACGCCGTCGAAGAGAAGCTCCGCACGCGCGGCCGCCGGCCGATCTCCGTCGAGGGGTACGCGGCGTCGCGCTGGATCCTGCTCGATTACGGCGAGGTCCTCTTCCACGTCTTCCTCGAGGAGTCGCGGCGGTTCTATGCGCTGGAGCGGCTCTGGGGAGACGCCGGAGACGAGACCCGCCGCTTCGCCGCCGCCCGCTGA